The following proteins are encoded in a genomic region of Gossypium hirsutum isolate 1008001.06 chromosome D05, Gossypium_hirsutum_v2.1, whole genome shotgun sequence:
- the LOC107907126 gene encoding UDP-glycosyltransferase 91C1, which produces MDYSSSRKQLHIAMFPWLAYGHIAPYLQVAKFLAQKNHHLYYVSTPKNISRLPQLPPTLCSNITFIPLSLPHVDGLPPGVESTSELPIHKVPYLKKSFDKLETQLTEFLERSPQIKLIIHDFAPHWLPPMANQLGINLVYFSILNASSNAFLGSPSEILGGSRKSPEDFTVVPTWMDYPNNIAFKLHETVSHKECEDIVSDFERCATVLLNCKILTLRTCYEFEPEALRVLSKIHQKPIIVPLGLLPPPLTSVDDKGDENWEALKKWLDSKQEKSVFYVALGSEVSLSQESMHELAFGIEKSGLPFIWVVRKPPLVEEQFAEDMIPPEFEERVSKQGMVLRGWAPQLRILAHSSVGGFLTHCGWSSVIESLGLGKPLILFPGGSADLGLIARLMHWKKVGFEIERNDVDGSFKSDLVAACIKRVMVDPEGEQLRANALAMKEIFGNVELSNKCLDEFTQSIENI; this is translated from the coding sequence ATGGATTACTCCAGCAGCAGAAAACAGCTTCATATAGCAATGTTCCCATGGCTAGCTTACGGTCACATCGCCCCATATCTCCAAGTTGCCAAGTTCTTAGCTCAAAAGAATCACCATCTCTACTATGTCTCCACCCCTAAAAACATTAGCCGCCTCCCTCAGCTTCCTCCAACTCTCTGCTCCAATATTACCTTTATACCTCTTTCTTTGCCTCATGTTGATGGCCTGCCACCTGGAGTTGAGTCCACCTCCGAGTTGCCCATTCACAAAGTTCCTTACCTCAAAAAATCATTTGATAAACTTGAAACACAGTTGACTGAGTTCCTTGAAAGGTCGCCgcaaattaaattgattattcaCGATTTTGCTCCGCATTGGTTACCGCCTATGGCGAATCAACTCGGCATCAACCTAGTTTACTTCAGCATATTAAATGCTTCATCGAACGCTTTCTTAGGCTCTCCATCAGAAATTCTCGGTGGAAGTAGAAAATCACCTGAAGATTTCACGGTGGTCCCGACGTGGATGGATTATCCTAATAACATAGCTTTTAAGCTCCATGAAACGGTGAGTCACAAAGAGTGCGAGGATATTGTATCCGATTTTGAACGTTGTGCGACAGTGCttttaaattgcaaaattctGACCTTGAGAACTTGCTATGAATTCGAACCTGAGGCACTACGTGTGCTTAGTAAGATTCACCAGAAACCAATAATTGTTCCACTTGGCTTGTTGCCGCCACCACTAACGAGCGTAGATGATAAAGGAGACGAAAATTGGGAAGCGTTGAAGAAATGGCTTGATAGTAAGCAAGAGAAGTCAGTTTTTTACGTTGCACTCGGTAGTGAGGTGAGTCTAAGTCAAGAGTCCATGCACGAGTTGGCATTTGGGATAGAGAAGTCTGGGTTACCATTTATTTGGGTTGTGAGGAAACCCCCTTTAGTTGAAGAACAGTTTGCAGAGGACATGATCCCTCCCGAGTTTGAAGAACGAGTTTCAAAACAGGGTATGGTTTTACGAGGCTGGGCACCTCAACTTAGGATCTTGGCTCACTCATCAGTTGGTGGTTTCTTGACTCACTGCGGGTGGAGTTCCGTAATTGAGTCTCTTGGATTAGGTAAACCTCTGATATTGTTTCCCGGTGGAAGTGCAGATCTTGGGTTGATTGCTAGGTTGATGCATTGGAAAAAGGTTGGATTCGAAATAGAAAGAAACGATGTTGATGGATCATTTAAGAGCGACTTGGTGGCCGCGTGTATTAAGCGAGTCATGGTGGATCCCGAAGGTGAGCAACTCAGAGCTAATGCACTTGCAATGAAGGAGATTTTTGGCAATGTAGAGTTAAGTAACAAGTGCTTGGACGAGTTTACTCAGtcaattgaaaatatttaa
- the LOC107902830 gene encoding UDP-glycosyltransferase 91C1-like, whose amino-acid sequence MDKNIYRLYNKISTKIQGLPAEAESISELPIDQIPSLKKAYDKLQDPLTEFLKNSNVNWIIHDFAPYWLPRVATLLGINLVFFSTFNVTSFVSMGPPSALLGDLQQRPEDFKAVPENLCNIAMKLHETVNYQQI is encoded by the exons ATGGATAAAAACATCTATCGTTTATACAATAAAATATCAACAAAG ATTCAAGGCTTACCTGCAGAAGCTGAATCCATATCTGAGCTACCAATCGACCAAATCCCCTCCCTTAAAAAGGCATATGACAAACTCCAAGACCCTTTAACTGAGTTCCTCAAAAACTCAAACGTCAACTGGATAATCCATGACTTTGCTCCTTACTGGTTACCAAGAGTTGCAACTCTACTCGGCATCAACTTAGTTTTCTTCAGCACATTCAATGTCACTTCGTTTGTTTCCATGGGTCCACCATCGGCTTTGCTCGGTGATCTCCAGCAGCGGCCAGAAGACTTCAAAGCCGTTCCCGAGAACCTTTGTAATATAGCTATGAAGCTCCACGAGACAGTGAACTACCAACAGATCTGA
- the LOC107902829 gene encoding UDP-glycosyltransferase 91C1-like, with product MRTCFEFEPDEVKLLIKVFQKPVVPVGLLPPSLQCHKTRIKEMINGCFLSHGGWSSIIGALKFGRALIVFSGASADQGLNARLLHGRKVGLEIERNETNGSFTSDLVAETIRQVMMEPKGEAIRANAWAMREIFDNEELSNNCLDGFTRFIEEFAPSGCHSQV from the exons ATGCGCACCTGCTTCGAGTTCGAACCGGACGAGGTTAAATTACTTATTAAAGTTTTCCAGAAGCCTGTTGTTCCAGTAGGGTTGTTGCCTCCATCACTGCAGTGCCATAAAACGAGGATAAAAGAGATGATAAATG GGTGTTTCTTGTCTCACGGTGGTTGGAGTTCAATAATCGGGGCACTCAAGTTCGGCCGGGCTTTGATAGTGTTTTCTGGGGCAAGTGCGGATCAGGGGTTGAACGCTAGGTTGCTGCATGGGAGGAAGGTTGGGTTAGAAATAGAGAGAAATGAAACGAACGGTTCATTTACAAGCGACTTGGTGGCCGAGACGATTAGACAAGTGATGATGGAACCAAAAGGAGAGGCGATTAGGGCAAATGCGTGGGCAATGAGAGAGATTTTCGACAATGAAGAGTTGAGTAATAACTGCTTGGATGGATTCACTCGGTTCATCGAAGAATTTGCACCTTCAGGTTGCCATAGTCAGGTTTAA
- the LOC107907125 gene encoding UDP-glycosyltransferase 91C1-like: MDRTKKLHIAMFPWLAYGHTMPFLEVSKFLAQKGHRISYISTPKNISRLPKLPPLLSSNITFVEFSLPQVDGLPPGVESTAEVPIENVPYLKNAYDKLQGPLTEFLKNSNVNWLIHDFEPYWLPGVAAPLGINLVLFCLFNATALAFMGPPSALLGEFRKRPEEFTVVPEWIDYPCNVALKHHEIVNHIKCMDDVSDFQRMGQLIQGSQFVTTRACFEFEPDEIKLLIKLYQKPVVPVGLLPPSLPSNEDKRDDKWEATKSWLDSKGEKSVFYIALGSEVSLSEESMRQLAFGIEKSNLPFIWAVRKRPMGEGLIDNIIPPGFEERVSNRGLVLRDWAPQLRILAHSSVGGFLTHCGWSSIIEALKFGRALIVFSGASADQGLNARLLHGRKVGIEIERNEMDGSFTSDLVAKTIRQVLVEPEGEAIRANAWAMKEIFDNEELSNNYLDGFTRFIEEFAPSACYNQI; encoded by the coding sequence ATGGACAGAACAAAAAAGCTTCACATAGCGATGTTCCCTTGGCTAGCTTATGGTCATACAATGCCATTTCTCGAGGTTTCCAAATTCTTAGCTCAAAAGGGTCATCGTATATCCTATATTTCCACCCCTAAAAACATTAGTCGCCTCCCTAAACTTCCTCCACTTCTGTCATCTAACATAACTTTTGTCGAGTTTTCTCTTCCCCAGGTTGATGGCTTACCACCGGGAGTTGAGTCCACTGCTGAGGTACCTATCGAAAATGTCCCTTACCTTAAAAACGCATATGACAAGCTCCAAGGCCCTTTAACTGAATTCCTCAAAAACTCAAACGTCAATTGGCTAATCCATGACTTCGAGCCTTACTGGTTACCTGGAGTTGCTGCTCCACTCGGCATCAATTTGGTTTTATTCTGCTTATTCAATGCCACCGCTCTAGCTTTCATGGGTCCACCATCAGCTTTGCTTGGTGAGTTCCGGAAACGGCCAGAAGAATTCACAGTGGTCCCTGAGTGGATAGATTATCCTTGCAACGTAGCTTTGAAGCACCATGAGATAGTGAACCACATAAAATGCATGGATGATGTATCTGATTTCCAACGGATGGGACAATTGATTCAAGGCTCCCAATTTGTAACTACTCGCGCGTGCTTCGAGTTCGAACCAGACGAGATTAAATTGCTTATTAAACTTTACCAAAAGCCTGTTGTTCCGGTAGGGTTGCTGCCTCCATCACTGCCATCAAACGAGGACAAAAGAGATGATAAATGGGAAGCTACAAAAAGCTGGCTTGATAGCAAAGGAGAGAAGTCAGTTTTCTATATCGCCCTTGGCAGTGAAGTGAGTCTGAGTGAAGAGTCCATGCGACAGTTGGCATTCGGGATAGAGAAATCCAATTTGCCCTTTATTTGGGCAGTAAGGAAACGCCCAATGGGTGAAGGGCTAATCGATAACATAATCCCTCCAGGGTTCGAAGAACGAGTTTCAAACAGGGGCTTGGTTTTGAGGGATTGGGCACCTCAGTTACGGATATTAGCCCACTCTTCTGTCGGGGGTTTCTTAACTCACTGTGGTTGGAGCTCAATAATCGAGGCACTCAAGTTTGGCCGAGCTTTGATAGTGTTTTCTGGGGCAAGTGCAGATCAGGGGTTGAACGCTAGGTTGCTGCATGGGAGAAAGGTTGGGATAGAAATAGAGAGAAATGAAATGGACGGTTCGTTTACAAGCGATTTGGTGGCTAAGACGATTAGGCAAGTGCTGGTGGAACCAGAAGGAGAGGCGATTAGGGCAAATGCGTGGGCAATGAAAGAGATTTTTGACAACGAAGAGTTAAGTAATAACTACTTGGATGGATTCACTCGGTTCATTGAAGAGTTTGCACCTTCAGCTTGCTATAACCAGATTTAG